In one window of Vulpes vulpes isolate BD-2025 chromosome 1, VulVul3, whole genome shotgun sequence DNA:
- the SGK1 gene encoding serine/threonine-protein kinase Sgk1 isoform X4, protein MTVKAEAARGALTYSGMRGLVAVLIAFMKQRRMGLNDFIQKIANNSYACKHPEVQSILKISQPQEPELMNANPSPPPSPSQQINLGPSSNPHAKPSDFHFLKVIGKGSFGKVLLARHKAEEAFYAVKVLQKKAILKKKEEKHIMSERNVLLKNVKHPFLVGLHFSFQTADKLYFVLDYINGGELFYHLQRERCFLEPRARFYAAEIASALGYLHSLNIVYRDLKPENILLDSQGHIVLTDFGLCKENIEHNGTTSTFCGTPEYLAPEVLHKQPYDRTVDWWCLGAVLYEMLYGLPPFYSRNTAEMYDNILNKPLQLKPNITNSARHLLEGLLQKDRTKRLGAKDDFMEIKNHVFFSLINWDDLINKKITPPFNPNVSGPSDLRHFDPEFTEEPVPNSIGRSPDSILLTASVKEAAEAFLGFSYAPPMDSFL, encoded by the exons ATGACGGTGAAGGCCGAGGCTGCCCGGGGCGCCCTGACCTACTCCGGGATGAGGGGGCTGGTGGCGGTCCTCATCG CTTTCATGAAACAGAGGAGGATGGGCCTGAACGACTTTATTCAGAAGATCGCCAATAACTCCTATGCATGCAAACA CCCTGAAGTTCAGTCCATTTTGAAAATCTCCCAACCTCAGGAGCCTGAGCTTATGAATGCCAACCCTTCCCCCCCG CCAAGTCCTTCTCAGCAAATCAACTTGGGACCATCATCCAATCCTCATGCTAAACCATCTGACTTTCACTTCTTGAAAGTGATTGGGAAAGGCAGTTTTGGGAAG GTTCTTCTAGCAAGACACAAGGCAGAGGAGGCATTCTATGCAGTCAAAGTTTTACAGAAGAAAGCGATCCTGAAAAAGAAGGAG GAAAAGCATATTATGTCGGAACGGAATGTTCTACTGAAGAATGTGAAACACCCTTTCCTGGTGGGCCTTCACTTCTCTTTCCAGACCGCTGACAAATTGTACTTTGTCCTCGACTACATCAACGGTGGAGAG TTGTTCTACCATCTCCAGAGGGAGCGTTGCTTCCTGGAACCACGGGCTCGTTTCTATGCTGCTGAAATAGCCAGTGCCTTGGGTTACCTGCACTCTCTGAACATCGTTTATAG agaCTTAAAACCAGAGAATATTTTGCTGGATTCACAGGGACACATTGTCCTTACTGACTTTGGCCTCTGCAAGGAGAACATCGAACACAATGGCACAACGTCCACCTTCTGCGGCACGCCCGAG TATCTCGCACCTGAGGTGCTTCATAAGCAGCCTTATGACAGGACCGTGGACTGGTGGTGCCTGGGGGCCGTCTTATATGAGATGCTCTATGGCCTG CCTCCTTTTTACAGCCGCAATACAGCTGAGATGTATGATAACATTCTGAACAAGCCGCTCCAGCTGAAGCCAAATATCACCAATTCCGCCAGACACCTCCTGGAGGGCCTCCTGCAGAAAGACCGGACAAAGAGGCTGGGCGCCAAGGATGACTTT ATGGAGATTAAGAATCATGTCTTCTTCTCCCTAATTAACTGGGATGATCTCATTAATAAGAAGATTACTCCCCCTTTCAACCCAAATGTG AGTGGACCTAGTGACCTGCGGCACTTTGACCCTGAGTTTACTGAAGAGCCAGTCCCCAACTCCATTGGCAGGTCCCCCGACAGCATCCTCCTCACAGCCAGCGTCAAGGAAGCGGCCGAGGCCTTCCTAGGCTTTTCCTATGCACCTCCTATGGACTCTTTCCTCTGA
- the SGK1 gene encoding serine/threonine-protein kinase Sgk1 isoform X5 produces MKEEAIKSPLKAFMKQRRMGLNDFIQKIANNSYACKHPEVQSILKISQPQEPELMNANPSPPPSPSQQINLGPSSNPHAKPSDFHFLKVIGKGSFGKVLLARHKAEEAFYAVKVLQKKAILKKKEEKHIMSERNVLLKNVKHPFLVGLHFSFQTADKLYFVLDYINGGELFYHLQRERCFLEPRARFYAAEIASALGYLHSLNIVYRDLKPENILLDSQGHIVLTDFGLCKENIEHNGTTSTFCGTPEYLAPEVLHKQPYDRTVDWWCLGAVLYEMLYGLPPFYSRNTAEMYDNILNKPLQLKPNITNSARHLLEGLLQKDRTKRLGAKDDFMEIKNHVFFSLINWDDLINKKITPPFNPNVSGPSDLRHFDPEFTEEPVPNSIGRSPDSILLTASVKEAAEAFLGFSYAPPMDSFL; encoded by the exons ATGAAAGAGGAAGCTATAAAATCCCCTTTGAAAG CTTTCATGAAACAGAGGAGGATGGGCCTGAACGACTTTATTCAGAAGATCGCCAATAACTCCTATGCATGCAAACA CCCTGAAGTTCAGTCCATTTTGAAAATCTCCCAACCTCAGGAGCCTGAGCTTATGAATGCCAACCCTTCCCCCCCG CCAAGTCCTTCTCAGCAAATCAACTTGGGACCATCATCCAATCCTCATGCTAAACCATCTGACTTTCACTTCTTGAAAGTGATTGGGAAAGGCAGTTTTGGGAAG GTTCTTCTAGCAAGACACAAGGCAGAGGAGGCATTCTATGCAGTCAAAGTTTTACAGAAGAAAGCGATCCTGAAAAAGAAGGAG GAAAAGCATATTATGTCGGAACGGAATGTTCTACTGAAGAATGTGAAACACCCTTTCCTGGTGGGCCTTCACTTCTCTTTCCAGACCGCTGACAAATTGTACTTTGTCCTCGACTACATCAACGGTGGAGAG TTGTTCTACCATCTCCAGAGGGAGCGTTGCTTCCTGGAACCACGGGCTCGTTTCTATGCTGCTGAAATAGCCAGTGCCTTGGGTTACCTGCACTCTCTGAACATCGTTTATAG agaCTTAAAACCAGAGAATATTTTGCTGGATTCACAGGGACACATTGTCCTTACTGACTTTGGCCTCTGCAAGGAGAACATCGAACACAATGGCACAACGTCCACCTTCTGCGGCACGCCCGAG TATCTCGCACCTGAGGTGCTTCATAAGCAGCCTTATGACAGGACCGTGGACTGGTGGTGCCTGGGGGCCGTCTTATATGAGATGCTCTATGGCCTG CCTCCTTTTTACAGCCGCAATACAGCTGAGATGTATGATAACATTCTGAACAAGCCGCTCCAGCTGAAGCCAAATATCACCAATTCCGCCAGACACCTCCTGGAGGGCCTCCTGCAGAAAGACCGGACAAAGAGGCTGGGCGCCAAGGATGACTTT ATGGAGATTAAGAATCATGTCTTCTTCTCCCTAATTAACTGGGATGATCTCATTAATAAGAAGATTACTCCCCCTTTCAACCCAAATGTG AGTGGACCTAGTGACCTGCGGCACTTTGACCCTGAGTTTACTGAAGAGCCAGTCCCCAACTCCATTGGCAGGTCCCCCGACAGCATCCTCCTCACAGCCAGCGTCAAGGAAGCGGCCGAGGCCTTCCTAGGCTTTTCCTATGCACCTCCTATGGACTCTTTCCTCTGA
- the SGK1 gene encoding serine/threonine-protein kinase Sgk1 isoform X3 → MQGALAPARLESLLRPRRKKRAEAQERSESVPLAGLAFMKQRRMGLNDFIQKIANNSYACKHPEVQSILKISQPQEPELMNANPSPPPSPSQQINLGPSSNPHAKPSDFHFLKVIGKGSFGKVLLARHKAEEAFYAVKVLQKKAILKKKEEKHIMSERNVLLKNVKHPFLVGLHFSFQTADKLYFVLDYINGGELFYHLQRERCFLEPRARFYAAEIASALGYLHSLNIVYRDLKPENILLDSQGHIVLTDFGLCKENIEHNGTTSTFCGTPEYLAPEVLHKQPYDRTVDWWCLGAVLYEMLYGLPPFYSRNTAEMYDNILNKPLQLKPNITNSARHLLEGLLQKDRTKRLGAKDDFMEIKNHVFFSLINWDDLINKKITPPFNPNVSGPSDLRHFDPEFTEEPVPNSIGRSPDSILLTASVKEAAEAFLGFSYAPPMDSFL, encoded by the exons ATGCAGGGCGCGCTGGCCCCAGCCCGGCTCGAGTCCCTGCTCCGGCCCCGCCGCAAGAAGAGGGCGGAGGCGCAGGAGCGCAGCGAGTCGGTCCCACTGGCCGGCCTGG CTTTCATGAAACAGAGGAGGATGGGCCTGAACGACTTTATTCAGAAGATCGCCAATAACTCCTATGCATGCAAACA CCCTGAAGTTCAGTCCATTTTGAAAATCTCCCAACCTCAGGAGCCTGAGCTTATGAATGCCAACCCTTCCCCCCCG CCAAGTCCTTCTCAGCAAATCAACTTGGGACCATCATCCAATCCTCATGCTAAACCATCTGACTTTCACTTCTTGAAAGTGATTGGGAAAGGCAGTTTTGGGAAG GTTCTTCTAGCAAGACACAAGGCAGAGGAGGCATTCTATGCAGTCAAAGTTTTACAGAAGAAAGCGATCCTGAAAAAGAAGGAG GAAAAGCATATTATGTCGGAACGGAATGTTCTACTGAAGAATGTGAAACACCCTTTCCTGGTGGGCCTTCACTTCTCTTTCCAGACCGCTGACAAATTGTACTTTGTCCTCGACTACATCAACGGTGGAGAG TTGTTCTACCATCTCCAGAGGGAGCGTTGCTTCCTGGAACCACGGGCTCGTTTCTATGCTGCTGAAATAGCCAGTGCCTTGGGTTACCTGCACTCTCTGAACATCGTTTATAG agaCTTAAAACCAGAGAATATTTTGCTGGATTCACAGGGACACATTGTCCTTACTGACTTTGGCCTCTGCAAGGAGAACATCGAACACAATGGCACAACGTCCACCTTCTGCGGCACGCCCGAG TATCTCGCACCTGAGGTGCTTCATAAGCAGCCTTATGACAGGACCGTGGACTGGTGGTGCCTGGGGGCCGTCTTATATGAGATGCTCTATGGCCTG CCTCCTTTTTACAGCCGCAATACAGCTGAGATGTATGATAACATTCTGAACAAGCCGCTCCAGCTGAAGCCAAATATCACCAATTCCGCCAGACACCTCCTGGAGGGCCTCCTGCAGAAAGACCGGACAAAGAGGCTGGGCGCCAAGGATGACTTT ATGGAGATTAAGAATCATGTCTTCTTCTCCCTAATTAACTGGGATGATCTCATTAATAAGAAGATTACTCCCCCTTTCAACCCAAATGTG AGTGGACCTAGTGACCTGCGGCACTTTGACCCTGAGTTTACTGAAGAGCCAGTCCCCAACTCCATTGGCAGGTCCCCCGACAGCATCCTCCTCACAGCCAGCGTCAAGGAAGCGGCCGAGGCCTTCCTAGGCTTTTCCTATGCACCTCCTATGGACTCTTTCCTCTGA